The Echinicola rosea genome has a segment encoding these proteins:
- a CDS encoding SpoIIAA family protein: protein MLQILELTRDNIICTKADGNLTELDMEKIHPLIHNILKTGKKVRWYFEMENFTGWSIEGLWADAKMDLSHAKDYEKIAMVGEKKWQDWITQFMKPFTNAEIRYFDRNEKESARQWIGQ, encoded by the coding sequence ATGCTACAAATACTGGAATTGACAAGAGATAATATTATCTGTACAAAAGCAGATGGAAATCTTACCGAACTGGATATGGAAAAGATCCATCCATTGATTCATAATATATTAAAAACAGGAAAAAAAGTACGGTGGTATTTTGAAATGGAAAACTTCACCGGTTGGAGTATAGAGGGTTTATGGGCAGATGCGAAAATGGATTTGTCTCATGCTAAAGATTATGAAAAGATAGCCATGGTAGGCGAAAAGAAATGGCAGGATTGGATTACCCAATTTATGAAACCGTTTACCAATGCGGAAATCCGTTACTTTGACAGGAATGAAAAAGAGTCAGCAAGGCAATGGATCGGTCAATAA
- a CDS encoding transposase — protein sequence MQYFLGYSSYSPEPPFDPSLFVEIRKRMGDELIAEMNARVLAYSSPVPVRDMNGDGADDDGDGPHKGELLIDATACLQDIAYPIDLNLLNDARLKSESIIDLLHKKLPEGKKPRTYRKKARKDYLKVAQNRNPGRKTIRKGIKSQLQYLRRNLKTIEGQLDRFKIFPLPHKWQRYYWIIQTLYLQQKEMFDNRSRSVEDRIVSIHQPHVRPIVRGKARNKTEFGAKIHLLLVDGYAFLDTISWDAYHEGCHLADYVENYRKRFGFYPAKVLADKLYCSRENRKWLKSKGIKLSAKLLGRPSARAVEDHVRPGERNPIEGKFGQAKNGYGMDRIRARLRNTSQSWIASIILVLNLVRLAGRALLCRSFSAWNALGMTIIDRENSFLDDLVDKNRPERNFRPVLIPCSC from the coding sequence ATGCAGTACTTTCTGGGCTACAGTTCCTACAGCCCGGAACCTCCTTTTGACCCCTCCCTTTTTGTGGAGATCCGCAAACGGATGGGAGATGAACTGATCGCCGAGATGAATGCCAGGGTACTGGCCTACAGCTCACCGGTACCGGTCCGGGACATGAATGGCGACGGGGCTGACGATGACGGGGACGGCCCCCATAAGGGGGAACTGCTGATTGATGCCACGGCCTGTCTGCAGGACATTGCCTACCCCATCGATCTGAACCTGCTCAATGATGCCCGCCTGAAGAGCGAGTCGATCATTGATCTGCTCCACAAAAAGCTTCCGGAGGGCAAGAAGCCGCGAACCTATCGTAAGAAGGCCCGTAAGGACTACCTTAAAGTGGCCCAAAACCGGAACCCGGGCCGTAAAACGATCCGAAAGGGCATCAAGTCCCAGCTCCAATACCTCAGGCGTAACCTGAAAACCATAGAAGGCCAACTGGACAGGTTCAAAATATTTCCCCTGCCCCATAAATGGCAGCGGTATTATTGGATCATCCAGACACTGTACCTCCAGCAGAAGGAGATGTTCGATAACCGGTCGAGGAGTGTGGAGGACCGGATCGTGAGTATCCACCAGCCCCATGTCCGCCCGATAGTCCGGGGCAAGGCCCGGAACAAAACCGAGTTTGGGGCGAAGATCCACCTTTTGCTGGTAGACGGATATGCCTTTTTGGACACCATTTCCTGGGACGCCTACCATGAAGGCTGCCACCTGGCCGATTATGTGGAGAACTACCGGAAGCGCTTTGGCTTTTATCCTGCCAAGGTTTTGGCCGATAAACTGTACTGCAGCCGGGAAAACCGGAAATGGCTTAAATCCAAGGGGATCAAGCTGTCGGCCAAGCTCCTGGGCCGGCCCTCGGCCCGGGCAGTGGAAGACCACGTAAGGCCGGGGGAAAGGAATCCGATAGAGGGCAAGTTCGGGCAGGCCAAGAACGGTTATGGGATGGACCGGATCAGGGCAAGGCTCAGGAATACCAGCCAATCATGGATTGCCTCTATCATCTTGGTGCTCAACCTGGTCAGATTGGCCGGGCGGGCACTGTTGTGCCGGAGTTTTTCAGCATGGAATGCCCTGGGAATGACCATTATAGACCGGGAAAATAGCTTCTTGGACGACCTGGTTGATAAAAACCGGCCTGAGCGGAATTTCAGGCCGGTTCTTATACCCTGTTCATGCTGA
- a CDS encoding methyltransferase family protein: protein MIHLRIFLPVFFLLYFLLTFLMYASKKKKKPPKLKTVTLLNNLIWLLVIVLMTVFSLYPEVYHQYIVPFEALKSHWLSWAAIGLMSLAFLIVISAKNQQRLNRGSETKGWLLLSTGIYSKSRNPVHLGQLITLIGFFLCIPSIYSGVLLLLGFLIVFVRVGLEEKVLESVFGDDYFAYEKRVRRWI from the coding sequence ATGATACATTTAAGAATATTTCTGCCGGTGTTTTTCCTCCTTTACTTTTTACTTACATTTTTAATGTACGCTTCCAAAAAGAAGAAAAAGCCACCTAAACTTAAAACTGTTACCTTATTGAACAACCTGATATGGTTATTGGTAATAGTGCTAATGACAGTTTTCTCGTTATACCCGGAGGTTTACCATCAATACATTGTGCCATTTGAGGCATTGAAAAGTCATTGGTTGAGCTGGGCAGCTATTGGACTCATGTCGCTAGCCTTCCTGATCGTTATCTCAGCAAAAAATCAACAAAGATTGAATAGAGGAAGTGAAACAAAAGGCTGGTTGCTACTCTCAACTGGCATTTATTCTAAATCCAGAAATCCGGTTCATCTGGGGCAACTAATCACACTGATTGGCTTTTTTCTTTGCATTCCCAGTATCTATTCAGGTGTTCTGCTATTACTTGGTTTCTTGATTGTATTTGTCCGTGTTGGACTGGAAGAAAAGGTGCTGGAGAGTGTTTTTGGTGATGATTATTTTGCTTATGAGAAGCGGGTAAGAAGATGGATTTAA
- a CDS encoding relaxase/mobilization nuclease domain-containing protein — protein sequence MGRNILGLLCYNEDKVKEGKATVLSAHGFGSQGKDASIREKHQRFRFFTDQNPRAKLNAFHISLNFSPKDQLDEHQLRYIAQQYMERIGFGAQPFLVYRHHDSAHMHVHIVSTNITGDGKRIETHNLGKLKSEKARKELEQELGLVKAEGQQEQRLRMEPLEPVVYGKRESKAAMANIITEVMRTYSYTSLGEFSALLGQFNIAVIQGGEGSRMKANKGLAYSILDEKGNRIGVPIKASAFYARPTMARLQKRMERNGPAKQRLVPVMRKSVEAILRQSAGKGMGHFQQALKRQGLAAHFHYSKTGEVFGLTFIDHVNRTAFKASELSREWSGKKTVQALKGTVLKDETPVALPKPKYYQDQQSPRTGGKDREIPVWPVGNVPALQHFLSFIQDLLRPEAQELADPFQRKKKKRRKLNR from the coding sequence ATGGGAAGAAATATCCTGGGACTGCTCTGTTACAATGAGGATAAGGTGAAGGAAGGAAAGGCAACTGTTCTTTCGGCCCATGGCTTCGGCTCCCAAGGGAAGGATGCATCCATAAGGGAAAAGCACCAGAGGTTCCGGTTCTTTACCGATCAGAACCCACGGGCAAAACTCAATGCCTTTCATATTTCGCTGAACTTTTCACCAAAGGACCAGTTGGACGAACACCAACTGCGCTACATCGCCCAGCAATATATGGAGCGTATCGGCTTTGGAGCACAGCCATTTTTGGTCTACCGGCATCACGATAGTGCCCATATGCATGTCCATATTGTCAGCACCAATATCACCGGGGATGGCAAGCGGATCGAGACCCATAACCTGGGCAAACTCAAGTCCGAAAAGGCAAGAAAGGAACTGGAGCAGGAATTGGGATTGGTAAAAGCCGAAGGGCAACAGGAGCAAAGGTTGCGTATGGAACCGTTGGAACCGGTAGTGTACGGGAAAAGGGAAAGCAAGGCGGCCATGGCCAATATCATCACCGAAGTCATGCGCACCTATAGCTATACCTCCTTGGGGGAATTCAGTGCCCTCCTCGGGCAGTTCAATATCGCTGTGATCCAGGGAGGGGAGGGAAGCAGGATGAAGGCAAACAAGGGACTTGCCTACAGTATTTTGGACGAAAAAGGCAACAGGATAGGAGTGCCCATCAAGGCCAGTGCCTTTTATGCCCGGCCCACTATGGCCAGACTGCAAAAAAGGATGGAGCGGAACGGGCCTGCCAAACAAAGGCTTGTCCCCGTAATGAGGAAATCCGTGGAAGCAATCCTACGGCAATCCGCCGGAAAAGGCATGGGACACTTTCAACAGGCACTGAAAAGGCAGGGGCTTGCCGCACATTTTCATTACAGCAAAACAGGAGAGGTGTTCGGCCTCACCTTCATCGACCATGTCAACAGGACGGCATTCAAGGCTTCCGAACTTTCCAGAGAATGGAGCGGCAAGAAAACAGTGCAGGCTTTAAAGGGAACCGTTTTAAAAGATGAAACACCCGTTGCCCTGCCAAAACCGAAGTACTACCAAGACCAACAGTCACCTAGGACCGGGGGAAAGGACAGGGAAATCCCCGTTTGGCCGGTAGGCAATGTGCCGGCCTTGCAGCACTTTCTCTCCTTCATCCAGGACCTTTTAAGACCGGAAGCACAGGAATTGGCCGATCCGTTCCAGCGCAAAAAGAAGAAAAGACGTAAACTGAACAGATAA
- a CDS encoding heavy metal translocating P-type ATPase, protein MGWPVLVKGWKSILKGDVFTEFFLVGIATLGAFAIGEYPEGVAVMLFYAIGELFQDAAVNRAKRNIKALLDIRPDSVSVQRNGQMVIVHPEEVQTGETIQVKPGEKVPLDGEMLREKSSFNTSALTGESKPATYNKGENVLAGMVNLDRLIELKVTRRFNESSLARILELVQNATARKSKTEQFIRKFARVYTPIVTFLAVGLTFLPYFFIENYVFEDWLYRVLIFLVISCPCALVISIPLGYFGGIGAASRKGILFKGSNFLDLMTRVNTVVMDKTGTLTRGVFEVQKAVTMDGITTDWLSLAAAMESKSTHPIAKAVTEYTKKQGGKISEPEQQEEIAGHGLKGKVNSKHLLIGNQKLMDKEGIVTCADAAREVNTVIHVAVDQKYAGYLVIADELKADAAQAINALHKSGVRELIMLSGDKDAVTQQVAKSLGIDKAFGDLLPEQKVEKVEELKKDTSRVIAFVGDGINDAPVLALADVGMAMGGLGSDAAIETADVVIQTDQPSKIATAIQIGKQTKRIVWQNISLAFGVKVIVLALGAGGLATMWEAVFADVGVAFLAILNAIRIQKMKF, encoded by the coding sequence GTGGGTTGGCCGGTATTGGTCAAAGGCTGGAAGTCCATCCTGAAAGGTGATGTGTTCACTGAATTTTTCCTAGTGGGCATAGCCACCCTGGGGGCTTTTGCCATAGGTGAATATCCCGAGGGGGTGGCGGTGATGCTTTTCTATGCCATCGGGGAATTGTTTCAGGATGCAGCAGTGAACAGAGCCAAACGCAACATCAAAGCCCTGCTGGACATCCGCCCCGATTCGGTCTCTGTACAGCGAAACGGGCAAATGGTGATCGTACACCCGGAAGAAGTCCAAACCGGGGAAACCATACAAGTAAAACCCGGAGAAAAAGTACCCCTCGATGGGGAAATGCTGAGGGAAAAGAGCAGCTTCAATACCTCCGCTTTGACGGGTGAAAGCAAACCTGCTACGTACAACAAAGGAGAAAATGTGCTGGCTGGGATGGTGAACCTCGACAGGCTGATTGAACTGAAAGTAACCAGGCGGTTCAACGAAAGTTCACTTGCCCGTATCCTGGAGCTGGTGCAGAACGCTACCGCACGCAAGTCAAAAACCGAGCAGTTCATCCGCAAATTCGCACGGGTTTACACGCCCATTGTTACCTTTCTGGCGGTGGGATTGACCTTCCTGCCTTACTTTTTTATAGAAAACTATGTGTTTGAAGACTGGCTTTACCGGGTATTGATCTTTTTGGTGATCTCATGTCCTTGTGCGTTGGTCATCTCAATACCGCTCGGCTATTTCGGAGGAATAGGCGCAGCTTCCCGTAAAGGGATACTGTTCAAAGGCTCCAACTTTCTTGACCTCATGACCAGAGTAAACACCGTAGTGATGGACAAAACAGGCACGTTGACCAGAGGGGTGTTTGAAGTTCAGAAAGCCGTGACCATGGACGGTATTACTACAGATTGGCTAAGTCTGGCGGCAGCTATGGAAAGTAAATCCACACATCCCATCGCAAAAGCCGTTACAGAATATACTAAAAAGCAGGGAGGGAAAATTTCAGAACCCGAGCAACAGGAAGAAATAGCCGGGCACGGTCTGAAAGGAAAAGTAAATAGTAAGCATTTGCTCATCGGCAATCAAAAACTGATGGACAAGGAAGGGATTGTTACCTGTGCTGATGCTGCCAGAGAGGTCAATACTGTCATCCATGTAGCAGTGGACCAAAAATATGCCGGTTATCTGGTGATTGCAGATGAACTCAAAGCCGATGCTGCCCAGGCAATTAATGCATTACACAAATCAGGAGTTCGGGAACTGATCATGCTGTCAGGAGATAAGGATGCTGTGACCCAACAAGTGGCAAAATCACTCGGAATAGATAAAGCCTTTGGCGATCTGCTGCCAGAGCAAAAGGTGGAAAAAGTAGAAGAACTGAAAAAGGATACCAGCCGTGTCATCGCATTTGTGGGGGACGGTATCAACGATGCTCCCGTCCTTGCTCTGGCAGATGTAGGCATGGCAATGGGTGGTTTGGGCAGTGATGCCGCCATTGAGACAGCCGATGTGGTCATTCAGACCGACCAGCCCTCTAAAATTGCTACTGCTATTCAAATAGGTAAACAGACCAAGCGTATCGTATGGCAAAATATCAGCCTGGCATTTGGGGTGAAGGTTATTGTGCTGGCACTGGGAGCCGGAGGCCTGGCTACCATGTGGGAAGCCGTCTTTGCTGATGTGGGAGTGGCCTTTCTCGCGATTTTGAATGCGATAAGAATCCAGAAAATGAAGTTTTAA
- a CDS encoding DUF2231 domain-containing protein has translation MGDIPSIWRTETWHPLSVHFPIAFLLLATLVCLVIYFASGEQRKFLQYCRAGLLMIGTVTIWIAIYTGSLAYNVVVRKICDPQMLGEHQWYAYASAITYSTAMFTEWVLYLKIISKNKLLVHAITILLIIGAFGLGYAGHLGASVVYQQGAGVYQPTEDCVEFNE, from the coding sequence ATGGGTGATATTCCATCAATATGGCGGACAGAAACCTGGCATCCTCTGTCCGTTCATTTTCCTATTGCCTTTCTTCTTTTAGCAACGCTTGTCTGCCTGGTTATTTACTTTGCCAGCGGTGAACAGCGAAAATTCCTGCAATACTGCCGAGCAGGCTTATTGATGATAGGAACCGTTACTATTTGGATAGCTATTTACACAGGGTCATTGGCTTACAATGTGGTAGTTCGTAAAATATGCGATCCACAAATGCTTGGCGAGCACCAATGGTATGCTTATGCCTCAGCAATTACATACAGTACGGCCATGTTTACAGAATGGGTACTGTATTTAAAAATCATCTCCAAAAATAAATTATTGGTTCATGCAATAACCATTTTGTTGATTATAGGAGCCTTTGGCTTAGGCTATGCAGGTCATCTGGGTGCATCAGTGGTATATCAGCAAGGGGCGGGAGTATATCAACCGACAGAAGATTGTGTTGAATTTAATGAATAA
- a CDS encoding DUF3703 domain-containing protein, with amino-acid sequence MPKGLKSFFKQELVLYKEKLARGHLREAWRHLERAHVLGQPYPYQHSEAHWLMLRFGFMIKDWTEIRGQILRLFVGGVKSFVGKVPVGNTGGANVPPLLPMEIPEDLKVIIDRFKK; translated from the coding sequence ATGCCTAAAGGCCTCAAGTCTTTTTTTAAGCAGGAGCTCGTTCTGTATAAAGAAAAACTCGCCAGGGGTCACCTTCGGGAAGCCTGGCGACATCTGGAGCGGGCGCACGTCCTTGGTCAGCCCTATCCATACCAGCACTCGGAAGCGCATTGGCTCATGCTCCGGTTTGGCTTCATGATCAAGGATTGGACAGAAATCCGGGGGCAGATACTCAGGCTTTTTGTGGGAGGGGTAAAGTCTTTTGTGGGAAAGGTACCTGTAGGCAATACCGGAGGAGCCAATGTTCCTCCCCTTTTGCCCATGGAAATACCTGAAGACCTGAAGGTAATAATAGATCGATTCAAAAAATAA
- a CDS encoding plasmid mobilization protein yields the protein MSKRRKTTLQLVESRISVERYRQLLDLLSKSRNPTMSSLIRDILSGKAIICKTHDETFDLLLDRMQSVQRELHAIGVNINQVTRHFNSLDDPLRKKALVKTLERQLAQVGKKVDALEKLVKQHFPR from the coding sequence ATGTCCAAGAGAAGAAAGACCACACTCCAACTGGTGGAATCAAGGATATCGGTGGAAAGGTACCGGCAATTGCTGGACCTGCTGTCCAAATCCCGGAACCCTACCATGAGTTCGCTGATCAGGGATATCCTCTCGGGCAAGGCCATCATCTGCAAGACCCATGATGAAACCTTCGACCTGCTTTTGGACAGGATGCAGTCCGTTCAGCGGGAGCTCCACGCCATAGGCGTCAACATCAACCAGGTGACCAGGCATTTCAACAGCCTGGATGATCCCTTGCGAAAAAAAGCACTGGTCAAAACACTGGAACGACAACTGGCACAGGTCGGCAAAAAGGTGGATGCTCTCGAAAAATTGGTCAAGCAGCATTTTCCAAGATGA
- the nhaA gene encoding Na+/H+ antiporter NhaA, which translates to MDRSIKNNQSTIAYIQQTARRFLNRETSGGLLLIAATILALILGNSQWADAYHHYLKDEFLFELSEHFTFGLTIEEWINDGLMAIFFLVAGLELKREIMVGELSSFKKASMPLLAALGGMAMPAIIFTMLNSGTVNINGWGIPMATDIAYSLGIIGLLGRRVPAQLKIFLVALAIADDLGAILVIALFYSNQLSWLYLGTGAGIFILLMLFNRLGIKNLFWYLLGGVGLWYCFLNSGVHPTIAGVLFAITIPVKPKLDSKLLKDRTARNVERLEETDIETRDPLQDVRQGKILKDIKKDTENAKPPLLKLENALIDFNAFFIIPIFAIANAGVKLDVSFLEVVSGSLGLGILLGLAVGKVLGISLFAFIGEKLGIAELHISLRWGHIIGMGMIAGIGFTMSLFITNLAFSDPELVKVSKISILIASLIGALGGIITLLFTKPKNENL; encoded by the coding sequence ATGGATCGGTCAATAAAAAATAATCAGTCAACAATAGCATATATCCAGCAAACAGCCCGAAGGTTTCTAAATAGAGAAACTTCAGGTGGTTTACTTTTAATTGCAGCTACTATTTTAGCCCTGATTTTAGGTAATTCTCAATGGGCGGATGCTTACCATCACTACCTTAAAGATGAATTTCTCTTTGAGCTATCTGAGCATTTTACTTTTGGTCTGACCATCGAGGAATGGATCAATGACGGGCTAATGGCCATATTCTTTCTGGTGGCCGGTTTGGAGCTTAAGCGGGAAATAATGGTAGGTGAATTGTCATCCTTTAAGAAAGCTTCTATGCCGCTCCTGGCAGCGCTCGGTGGAATGGCAATGCCTGCCATAATATTTACAATGCTTAATTCAGGGACAGTAAATATCAATGGCTGGGGAATTCCGATGGCAACAGATATTGCGTATTCTTTGGGTATAATCGGGTTATTGGGTAGAAGAGTGCCAGCCCAGCTTAAAATCTTTTTGGTGGCTCTGGCCATAGCAGATGATCTGGGGGCCATACTCGTGATTGCGCTGTTTTATAGCAACCAACTGAGTTGGTTATACCTGGGAACCGGGGCAGGGATTTTTATCCTTTTAATGCTGTTCAATCGATTGGGCATAAAAAACTTGTTCTGGTACCTTTTGGGAGGCGTAGGGCTTTGGTATTGCTTCCTGAATTCAGGCGTTCACCCTACCATAGCCGGAGTGCTTTTTGCCATTACCATTCCTGTAAAACCTAAATTAGACAGTAAATTATTGAAAGATCGCACCGCCAGAAATGTAGAAAGACTGGAAGAAACGGATATTGAAACCCGTGACCCGTTGCAGGATGTTCGCCAGGGGAAAATACTCAAAGACATCAAAAAGGATACTGAAAACGCAAAGCCTCCATTACTGAAACTGGAAAATGCACTGATTGATTTTAATGCCTTTTTCATTATTCCTATTTTCGCCATTGCCAATGCAGGCGTGAAACTGGATGTTAGCTTTTTGGAGGTCGTATCAGGTTCTCTTGGCCTGGGTATATTATTGGGTCTGGCAGTAGGGAAAGTACTGGGGATCAGTCTCTTTGCCTTTATCGGAGAAAAGTTGGGTATAGCAGAATTGCATATCTCTTTAAGATGGGGGCACATTATTGGCATGGGCATGATAGCCGGAATAGGTTTTACCATGTCGCTGTTCATCACCAACCTGGCATTTAGCGATCCTGAATTGGTCAAAGTGTCCAAAATCAGTATTTTAATAGCTTCCCTGATTGGTGCTTTAGGAGGCATCATCACTTTACTATTTACCAAACCTAAAAATGAAAACCTATGA
- a CDS encoding cation diffusion facilitator family transporter, translating into MKENKRNPNAISEKGLKTTLTGIVVSALLAIVKALGGIFGHSYALIADAIESGTDVVTSGMLWLGLRWSTKPADENHPYGHGKAEALVALGISLALVGAAFIIIKDSIAHIQSPHKTPAPYTLIILVVVVVTKELLYRFVLKTGEEIQSGAVKADAFHHRSDAITSVAAFIGISIALWGGEGYEVADDYAALIAAAFIIYNAYGIGRPTIGELLDEELEPEFHKEVTHLAEQIPEVEKVEQCHSRKMGPAFHVDLHIWVDGKLSVDEGHQVAHKVKESLVENIPQIIDVHIHVEPTKKLKSYATNTGIDKR; encoded by the coding sequence ATGAAGGAAAATAAAAGAAATCCCAATGCTATCTCTGAAAAAGGGTTGAAAACAACCCTGACAGGTATTGTTGTGAGTGCACTATTGGCTATTGTAAAGGCTCTGGGAGGAATTTTTGGCCACTCTTATGCACTTATAGCTGACGCAATAGAATCAGGGACAGACGTGGTAACTTCCGGTATGCTTTGGTTAGGCTTGAGATGGTCAACCAAGCCAGCGGATGAAAACCATCCGTATGGGCACGGTAAGGCGGAAGCTTTGGTGGCACTTGGAATTTCACTGGCACTTGTGGGGGCAGCCTTTATCATTATAAAAGACAGTATTGCCCATATTCAAAGTCCACATAAAACTCCGGCACCATATACGCTAATTATTTTAGTAGTAGTGGTGGTTACTAAGGAATTGCTATATCGCTTTGTGTTGAAAACTGGCGAAGAAATACAAAGTGGAGCAGTAAAAGCAGATGCCTTTCATCATCGAAGTGATGCCATTACTTCTGTAGCGGCATTCATAGGAATATCCATTGCTTTATGGGGTGGTGAAGGATATGAGGTAGCTGATGATTACGCGGCACTTATCGCAGCAGCTTTTATCATTTACAATGCCTACGGGATTGGCCGCCCTACCATTGGTGAATTATTAGATGAAGAGCTGGAACCTGAATTTCATAAGGAGGTAACCCATCTTGCCGAGCAAATACCAGAGGTTGAAAAAGTGGAGCAATGCCATTCCAGAAAAATGGGGCCTGCGTTCCACGTTGACCTTCATATTTGGGTAGATGGCAAGCTGTCAGTAGATGAAGGACACCAGGTAGCACACAAGGTAAAAGAAAGCCTGGTTGAAAACATTCCCCAAATAATTGATGTCCATATTCATGTAGAACCTACTAAAAAATTAAAAAGCTATGCTACAAATACTGGAATTGACAAGAGATAA
- the mobC gene encoding conjugal transfer protein MobC, translated as MATGENLQALRQILDMTRKASMGILLVHCYLQLPVLFDSWGLVQPLWDTFLKNLSKLPFLGIPLYAKGLSLGLLLVSLLGTKGKKDVHAQWFPALVAMVTGSLLLMAPPSLKDTMTNALVAEYVYAGSLATGYLLVLLGGGRLSRYLKDQGNKDVFNHENETFPQEERKLANEYSVNLPASYRLKRKVRKSWINIINPFRALLVLGTPGSGKSYFVIRHVITQHIQKGFSMFVYDFKYDDLSRIAYNALLKNKGAYKVLPKFHTINFDDLSRSHRCNPLEPSTMLDITDASESSRTIMMGLNREWIKKQGDFFVESPINFLTAVIWYLKRYQKGKYCTLPHVIEMMQTDYDKLFSVLRCEPEIEVLINPFVSAYMQGATDQLEGQIASAKITMARLSSPQLYYVLSESEFTLDINNPEKPKIVCMGNNPQKQQVYGAVLSLYISRITKLVNQKGKLKSSLIFDEFPTIYFNGIDNLIATARSNKVATCLGVQDYSQLKKDYGKEQAEVVMNTVGNIISGQVLGDTAKQLSDRFGKIRQQRQSRSVNSNDTSISHSTQLDLAVPQSTIASLSSGEFVGLVADTPDQPMELKGFHARIINDHEGLKREEEEYRDIPACRELGEKEVMDNYKKIKAEINELVESELERMMDSPGLAKFIIQKK; from the coding sequence ATGGCTACCGGGGAAAACCTACAGGCCTTGCGCCAGATCCTTGACATGACCAGGAAAGCCAGCATGGGCATCCTGCTGGTCCATTGCTACTTGCAGCTCCCCGTGCTGTTTGATAGCTGGGGGCTGGTGCAACCGCTTTGGGATACCTTCCTGAAAAACCTATCCAAGCTTCCCTTTTTGGGGATCCCCCTTTATGCCAAGGGGCTGTCGCTTGGTCTGCTCCTGGTCAGCCTGCTTGGGACAAAGGGCAAAAAGGATGTCCATGCCCAGTGGTTTCCGGCATTGGTGGCCATGGTGACCGGCAGCCTGCTTTTGATGGCCCCGCCATCCTTGAAAGACACGATGACCAATGCCCTGGTGGCAGAATATGTTTATGCCGGATCATTGGCAACGGGCTACCTGTTGGTGCTTTTGGGAGGAGGGAGGCTTTCCCGCTACCTGAAGGACCAGGGGAACAAAGACGTGTTCAACCACGAGAACGAGACCTTCCCGCAAGAAGAGCGAAAGTTGGCCAACGAGTACTCGGTCAACCTGCCGGCAAGCTACCGGCTCAAACGGAAAGTGCGGAAAAGCTGGATCAATATCATAAACCCCTTCCGTGCCCTTTTGGTACTGGGCACACCGGGCTCCGGCAAGAGCTATTTCGTGATCCGCCATGTCATTACCCAGCACATCCAAAAGGGCTTTTCCATGTTTGTCTATGATTTCAAGTACGATGACCTTTCACGGATTGCCTATAATGCGCTGCTAAAAAACAAAGGAGCCTATAAGGTCTTGCCAAAATTCCATACCATCAACTTTGATGACCTGTCACGCAGCCACCGCTGCAATCCGCTGGAGCCGTCCACCATGCTGGATATCACCGATGCCAGTGAATCCTCCCGGACCATTATGATGGGCCTCAACCGTGAGTGGATCAAAAAGCAGGGGGACTTTTTTGTGGAGTCTCCCATCAACTTTCTCACCGCGGTGATCTGGTATTTAAAGCGCTACCAAAAGGGGAAATACTGTACGCTTCCGCATGTCATTGAAATGATGCAGACCGATTATGACAAGCTCTTTTCGGTGCTGCGCTGTGAACCTGAGATAGAGGTACTTATCAACCCCTTTGTCTCGGCATATATGCAAGGAGCGACTGACCAGCTCGAAGGGCAGATCGCCAGTGCCAAGATCACCATGGCCCGCCTTTCATCGCCACAGCTGTACTATGTGCTTTCCGAAAGTGAGTTTACCCTGGACATCAACAACCCGGAAAAGCCCAAGATCGTCTGTATGGGCAACAACCCGCAAAAGCAGCAGGTGTACGGGGCAGTGCTGTCCCTCTACATTTCCAGGATCACCAAGCTGGTCAACCAAAAGGGGAAGCTCAAGTCCAGCCTCATCTTCGATGAGTTTCCCACCATCTACTTTAACGGCATCGACAACCTGATCGCCACGGCCAGGAGCAACAAGGTGGCCACCTGCCTGGGCGTACAGGACTATAGCCAACTTAAAAAAGACTATGGAAAAGAACAGGCAGAGGTCGTGATGAACACGGTAGGCAATATCATTTCTGGACAGGTGCTTGGCGATACGGCAAAGCAGTTGTCCGACCGTTTTGGAAAGATCAGGCAGCAGAGGCAAAGCCGCTCGGTCAACTCCAACGATACTTCTATCAGCCATTCCACCCAACTGGACCTTGCCGTGCCCCAGTCCACCATAGCCTCACTATCATCTGGGGAGTTTGTGGGACTGGTAGCCGATACACCCGACCAGCCGATGGAACTGAAAGGCTTCCATGCCAGGATCATCAATGACCATGAAGGGCTAAAAAGGGAAGAGGAAGAGTACCGGGATATTCCTGCCTGCAGGGAATTGGGAGAGAAAGAAGTAATGGATAACTATAAAAAGATCAAGGCGGAGATCAACGAACTTGTCGAGTCTGAACTCGAAAGGATGATGGACAGCCCGGGGCTGGCTAAATTTATTATCCAGAAAAAATAA